Part of the Vigna angularis cultivar LongXiaoDou No.4 chromosome 1, ASM1680809v1, whole genome shotgun sequence genome, attaaaataaaagatattatttagttttttgtaAAGAATAAGAGGGCGTAAGTAGAACCTACGTACGCAGTGTCCTCTGAAATGTTCTTAAATCCGAAACAAATATGGTATATGATACACAATAGAATGTCACAGTACACCCAAGTCGCTGAAAAGCAATCTGGTCAAATACACAACGCTAACCCAAGTTTCGACCATTAAACACTACTCATCACAGTACAAGTCGcagaaaagcaaaagaaaattatCGTCAGAGGCAACAGAAAAGCCCAGAACAGTAAAATTTCCAGCCATGCATGCAGGAATGTGCGTAGTCGGCAGCAGCGAGCGCCATATTTTCATGGCAAAGAAGGATTATTAATTCTAAACATTGTCAGTCGGGTTTTTCTGAGGGTCGGTAATAGTATCAGTGGACTTTGGGGTGGTTTCGTTAGAATCAGAAGTTAAAGGGTACCCAATTCCATGGCGAGTATTGGGGAAAATCATGAACACCCAACCAGCTAACACCCCAATAACTGTGGGCAGCACCTGAAGCAGAGTCTTCTGAGTTGACTCAAAACCACCGTAGAAACAGTGCACGGTGTTGGTGTCCAACAGCCCCAACACCGCAAACACTAACAAGGATAAACCAGCATGGACGAAGTCCGAAACTCCGAGTCTGTACCCTGACAAATCAACGGAGTCGGAAGCCGGAGAAGGCCAGATTCCCTTGCGGGTTACGAAGCCATAGTGCCTCTGATTATCACTGCCTGTGTAGCTATCAGTGAAGGAGGAAAAGGCGCAACTGAAGCCACAAAGCAGAAGGAGAATGGCGCTGAGCCACTTGTTGATGGTGTTGCATTGACCGCTGTTGGTGACGACGGGGTTCAAGAACTGGAACACGAAAACTGTGCCTGTCGGGAGAAGCTTTACCAAGTTACCGGCTGCTGAGATT contains:
- the LOC108340640 gene encoding protein DMP2, with protein sequence MVEESSSEKTNSSRTRRATNTTISAAGNLVKLLPTGTVFVFQFLNPVVTNSGQCNTINKWLSAILLLLCGFSCAFSSFTDSYTGSDNQRHYGFVTRKGIWPSPASDSVDLSGYRLGVSDFVHAGLSLLVFAVLGLLDTNTVHCFYGGFESTQKTLLQVLPTVIGVLAGWVFMIFPNTRHGIGYPLTSDSNETTPKSTDTITDPQKNPTDNV